The Chitinispirillales bacterium genomic interval AGAAATTTTTAACGATATTTCAAAAATTAAGCAGCTTGAAAGTGAAAATCAACAAAACCGCGTTTTGGCGGCGCTTGGCGAAATGGCGGCGACACTTGCGCACGAAATTAAAAATCCTCTCGGCGCAATGGGAACTTGGGCGCGGCTCTTGGATAAAAGTTTTGAAACAGACGACAAACGCAAACAGACAATCGGAAAAATTATTGATGCGCTTTCACGGCTTAATAAAATCGTATCAAGTATGCTGATTTTCGGTCGGCAAAGTAAGCCGCAGTTACAGACGCTCAATTTGAAACCGCTGCTCTCGGAATTTGTTGACAGTATGGAAATAGAAGTCGTTTTCGGTAACGGAACACAGATCGAAGTTAATAAAGAATGGGATGAAGCGCCGCTTATAGTCCAAATAGACCCTGAAAAATTTCGGCAGGTTTTGATGAATATTGCATTAAATTCCGTTCAAGCTATGGGCGAAACCGGAATTTTACGCGTTTCGTGTAAAACAAGCGAGAGAGAAGATGGAAACTACGCGATAATTTCAATAGCCGATACCGGTCCCGGCATTCCAAAAAACGAATTGGAAAGAATTTTTACGCCTTTTCATACCACAAAAGAAGACGGAACCGGTTTAGGACTTGCGATAGTCAAAAAATTGGTGGATTTTCACGGAGGCGTTATCGACGTAGAGAGTGAAATCGGAAAGGGCGCAGTATTTCATATTTTTTTACCGTTGAAATAGAACAGAAAGATTCCCGGAATCATAAAAATAACACTGTTGCATAAAAGCAAAATGTATGAAACCGCAAATGCAATTATCTCGTCACAGAACAATGCGGTAAACGCCCATTCTCTAACGCCTATCGACGCTATCGTTATAGACAAAAACGGCATAACGCAGTAAGCGATAGAAACACGGTATAATACGTAATCTAACGAAACAGGCAGCAATAAATTAAAAATAAGCGCCGCCTGAATTATCAAAGCCGCATTCTGCAATATAGAAACAGAGAATAATTTAATAAAATCCGTAAAAAAATTTGCACTTAACTTGGTTTTAGATGAAATTATAATAATTGCGATTAAAATAATACTTACTACGACAAGTAAAACACATAAAATTCCGGCGGCAGACGATAAACGGTACGTAAAATAAGTATTATTTTGGCAAACATCCGTTATGCCGTTGGAGAAGAATCCTACGAGACATAAATAAAATACCGCACCTCCAATAAAAAAAAGCGTAAGCATAGCTATCGCTCCGTCAAGAATCACCGCGTAAGTCCCATGTTTTTTATCAGTATTTTCCAAATAAAAAGCCTTTGCCAAATCGCCGCTTCGCGCAGGAGTGATCGTTCCTAAAAACTGTCCTACAAAATAAGACTTTAATATAGACTTTTTACTTACCGAAATATTTAAAATTTTCAGTGAAAAATACCACCGAAGAAAAAGAAAAAATTGTTGTATAAATCCGAATGTTACCGCGATAAAAAATACGAAACCTAATTTTTCAATATTATGTATTTGTGAAAAATCCACATTTTTATTTACATAAAAAAATAAAAAGAATGTCGCTAAAATTTTAGCGGATAAAATTACGACTTCTTTACTTTTCACAACCTGCGCCTCACCATAAATTTGTCGGATCAATATCTATTTTGTAATAAACTTCTTTTTTACTTTTTTGAGGCAACGATTTACGCAAAAAATCAATTGATTCAAAAAGACGATGCGGGCTAAAACTTTTTAACAAAATAACAAAATTAAATTTATTCTCTACCTTAAAAACCGCCGATTGAACGGGTCCAAGAACTATTACTTCGCTGGAAAATTCACGTAAAATCCGCATTATTTGCAATGAAAGATTTTCAGTCGATTTTTCTTTTGTTCCGGTAATTTTTATCTTAGCGATTTTGGTAAAAGGCGGATAGTTTAATTTTTCCCTATCGACAATCGATTTTTTATAATATCCGTCAAAATCATGGCTTTGTGAATATATAATAGACGGTTCATTCGGTGAAAATGTTTGAATAAGTACAAAACCTTTATCGTCCGACCTGCCGGCTCTCCCCGCGACCTGTGTCAAAAGTTGAAACATTTTTTCTCCCGCACGGAAATCAGGAACACAAAGCCCGATATCCGCCTGTAAAACACCTACAAGTTTAACGTTAGGAAAATCCAAACCTTTTGCGACCATTTGCGTTCCAAGAAGAATATCGTATTTTTGTGACGCAAAATCAAGAATTTTTTCTACATATCCTCTTTTCCCGCTCGTCGTATCGGCGTCCATACGCAAAACTTTAGATTCAGGGAAAAGAAGACTCAATTCGTCTTCAACTTTTTGTATTCCGGTTCCTTCAAAATTAACCTTTTCTTCTCCGCAATTTTCGCACTTATAATTAGGTTTCTCGCCGTATCCGCAAATATGACACCTCAAAACATCTCCGTTACGATGATAAACCAAACCGACGGAACAATTAGGACATTGTTTTATCGTACTGCATTTTTCGCATATAAGCGTTACCGAGTACCCTCGTCTGTTCAAAAGTAAAATAATTTGTTTCTTTTCGTCTAAACTATCTTGGATACCCGTTCGTAATTCGTCTGAAATTATTGTTTTCCAACCGCTCATATTTACGATTTTTACTTCGGGAAGTTTTGCGGCGCTATGCCGACTTACCAAATCTATTCTTTCATATTTCCCTATTTTTGTGTTGTAAAAACTTTCAAAAGACGGAGTCGCGCTTCCCAATATTATTTTTGCGCTTTGAAATTTCGCCCTTACGACCGCAATATCCCTTGCATTGTAACGCGGTTCCGGATCGGTCTGTTTATAAGAAGAATCATGTTCCTCGTCAACTACAATAAGTCCGACATTGTCCATAGGAACCAAAACAGCGCTTCTAACGCCTATCAATAACTTACGTTCTCCAAGCGATGCGCTCTCAATAGCGTCACGCCTTTCTCCGACAGACATTCTGCTGTGTATTACCGCCGATACGATTCCCAAAGCGTTTTCAAATCGAGAAATTGTTTGCGGCGTAAGCGAAATCTCCGGCACCAAAATTATTACCGACTTCCCCTCCGAAAGCATTCTTCGGGCGACCTCTATATAAACGTGAGTTTTACCGCTTCCGGTAATTCCAAAAAGCAAAAACGGCTTTTTCAAATCGGGATTTAATATGGTTTCTACCGCGCTTTTCTGTTCTTGCGAAAGCGTAATATCTTTACTTTTGAAATCCAATCGTTCAACACCCGCTTCACGATAAATTTTCTCAGTTTTACGAACAATATCTCCGTTTTTTATCTTTTTTCGTAAATAATAATCGCTTATATTCAACATTTCTTTTATTTTCTGCGCCGAAAATCCTACGCTTTCAGAAGAATTATTTATATAATAAAGCGTAACTTCTTTTTCCTTTTTGTTTGCGATGCTTTTATTAAAAATCGGTTTTAATATTTTATTAAAAGGGCAATGATAATAATGTGAAATCCACCGATAAAATTTTATTATATATTCGCAATTATAATTATTCTGCGAAATTTTAAGCGTTTCTATTTCTTTAAGATTCTCAATTTCCGAACGGTTTTTCAGTTTAACGACTAATCCCCAAATTTTTATATTGCGAAACGGCACCCTTACGTTCATCCCGATTTTTATTTCGTTTTCGTAAATTTCAGGAACAATATAGTCAAACACGCCGTCAACCGCTATAGGAAAAACTATCTCGGCAATCATTATATTTCCGCACAAATAATACTGTCAAGCGTATTGCCGCACAAACATTTTCGGGTAGCGCAATCCGCCGCGTATCGGGCGGCGTCGGGCGGCGTTTCTCCTTTGAGAATCGCCGCAATAAACGCCCCGTTAAAAACCGACCCGGAATAAGAAAAATATCCTTCGTTTCCCACTTTTTCCACTGGAATTTCCACAATTGTCGGCGCCATATTTCTTGAATCGTTAAGATAACCGAGGAATACGCTTTCTCCCGCATTTCTAACCGCCGCATACTGAACTCCGTTTTCCAACAAAATACCTGCGACCACTGACGGATTATCGGCGCCAAAAATAGGAATAGTTTCTCGAGAAGCGACAGAAATAGAGAAAAAATCAATAAACGGCAAAAGCATCCAAATCGTTTCTCTAAGGTACGACAAATTATGCCTGTGCAAACGTAAATTCGGATCAAAAGCAACCATTTTATTATTGTTATGCGCATAAAAAAAACTCTCAAAAACAAAAGACCGCGCCTCTTTAGACGAAAGCGTAAATCCGCTTGAAGCATAAATCGTTCTGCTGTTATTCAGCAATTCTATGTTGGCGTTCGACGGTAAATTATTGTAGAAACCTCCCGTATGAGTATAAAACGACTCGCGTAATTCGTTATCTGAATTTGAAATAATTTCTATCCCGTTATAGCCGATATCGGACAAACAATAATCTGTTTTTATATTATTTTTTTTCAATGTTTCCATAATTAAATTTTCGTAAGGATCTTGTGCGATTACCGAATAAAGTCCGCTGTTAAGCCCGCATTTGGCTAACGTCGCCGCAACAAAAATATCGCTTCCGCCGACACTAGGATTTTCAAGTCTTGCATTCGCAATATCACAATCTTTAATTATATATTGAACCATAGGCTTGCCAAAAACCGTCAAATCATATTTTTTATCCACAAGCCCCCCCCCTTTATAAACCGAATTTTGTGATAATCTCCGTCAAGACGTTAAGATCTTCGACATTTTTTATTACATGAAAATCATCGTTGGAAATGGTAAGCACCGCAGGTTTTTTGGCAAAAGAAATAATGTCCGTCGCGGCAAATCCGATTTTAGACGATAAATCAATTCCTTCCAAAATAATTTTCGGCGGCGTCGCGTAATCCGACATTTCAACGTTTTTCAACAAATCGATGTCAAAAACATAAAATCCGGTGTTATACGGCAAAAATTTTCCATTTTCGTCTTTTACTTTATAAGTATCACAAGTTCGCATGTTTTTTTCGACAATACGTAAATTAAAATCGCCGTCGTTTTTTACGGAAACAAAAGTTCCATACGGGTCGTATTCGGGAAAGTTTTCCCGCAAAATTCCAATCCCCAAACCGTCGTAATTTAATCCGGCGGCGGCAATAACGGGAAGTATCCGTTTTGAGTAAACCGCCGTCCCTTGTAAAACGATTATTTTTTTTATTCCGTTTTTTTCAAGATTTTCTAAAATCGATTTCCCGTTTTTCTGCGGCTCTTTAAGCTTCGCTATAGGGCCGCCCGTTTCATCCGGATTCTTGACGGGTTTTATTTCCGAACCGTTTATCTCAAACACTATTTTGTCGTCGCAAGTAAGATGGAATCGTTCGTTTTGAGCGATAATTTCAATATTTTTTACGCCGAAATTCGCATTTTCCGATAAAATTTTCGGAATAATTTCATCCGTATCCGAATTTTTCGGTCCCGTCGTTATTATCGTCGGAATTTCGTAATTTATGGATTTTGACAATTCGGCTATCGTTTTAAGGTTTACTTCCAATGCGCCGAATTTGAATTTCGTGTTTGGAATCGGAAACGTCGCTTTCGTAAAGTCTCTCAAATCGTCTTTGGAATAACCTCTTTCTTCAAGCGATAAACGGAGTCTTTCTCCTTCACCGCCCGCCATTATCAAAACCGCATATTTTTTTATATCCTGTAAATTTACCGAAATCTGCGAATAATCTATGCGCTGCGGATATTTTTGCCGCGCGCCCAAAAGGATATTTTTTGCGGCTATACCGTTCTCAATCGCTTTTGTTTTTTGCCGTCTTTGTTTGCAAAACTCTTCAAAAGAAACATTTTCCCGTAAATATTTTTCTATTTTCGCTTGCTGCGAAATATCGTAATTTTCGTAATTCCAAACGAAGCGCTCTATTTTTTCTTTATCCCACGGCATATACTTTCCCCTTACCTGCTTAAACGAAAATAATAAATGCATATTAACTATTGCAATCTCGGCACCGCGTCAAGCAAAATTTTCGTATATTCGTTTTTCGGATTATTCACAACTTCTTCGCAATCTCCTTCTTCGACAATTTTTCCCATGTACATAACGGCGACACGGTCGGCAATATGATTTATAACGGCGAGATCGTGTGAAATAAACAAATAAGAGAGCATAAATTCGTTTTTCAAATCCTGCATAAGATTCAGAATCTGCGCCTGAATTGAAACGTCAAGCGAAGAAACCGGTTCGTCGGCAATAATCAGTTTAGGTTTAACCGACAACGCTCTCGCAATCGAGATTCGCTGACATTGTCCGCCGGAAAATTGATGCGGATAGCGATTCAGTGAATTTTTGGCGATTCCTACGCAGTCTATCAATCTTTCAATTTCATTTTTTCGCTCAATCTTATCAAATTTTGTGTGAATCTTTAACGGCTCTTCCAAAATATCAAAAATTGTCTGACGCGGATTTAACGAACTTATAGGATCCTGAAAAATTATTTGCATTTTACTGCGGTATTTCTTAAGTCCGCCGAAACTAATATCCGTAATGTCGTTACCGTCAAGAATTATTCGCCCCGAAGCGGGATTTATCAAGCGTATCGCGGTTTTACCGAGCGTAGTTTTTCCGCAACCGGATTCGCCGACCAAACCTAAAACTTCGTTGTCGTTTATCTTAAGCGAAACGTTATCCACCGCGCGCAAGACCTGTTTTTCGGAAC includes:
- a CDS encoding PAS domain S-box protein, translated to MELNEREAFVALQTAFETFKSRSEQLAAAYGSMEKQFEKLTVELDEKNRKLEEAHSVLDSILSTMHNGVIAVNTSEIITHFNSAAQKTTGYSANDAVGSAFREFFGDKGLSEKNVLDVLKSGKGYDRDEKIIWNKDGSPVPVVYQSSLLRNAHGELLGAVEIFNDISKIKQLESENQQNRVLAALGEMAATLAHEIKNPLGAMGTWARLLDKSFETDDKRKQTIGKIIDALSRLNKIVSSMLIFGRQSKPQLQTLNLKPLLSEFVDSMEIEVVFGNGTQIEVNKEWDEAPLIVQIDPEKFRQVLMNIALNSVQAMGETGILRVSCKTSEREDGNYAIISIADTGPGIPKNELERIFTPFHTTKEDGTGLGLAIVKKLVDFHGGVIDVESEIGKGAVFHIFLPLK
- a CDS encoding flippase-like domain-containing protein, with protein sequence MKSKEVVILSAKILATFFLFFYVNKNVDFSQIHNIEKLGFVFFIAVTFGFIQQFFLFLRWYFSLKILNISVSKKSILKSYFVGQFLGTITPARSGDLAKAFYLENTDKKHGTYAVILDGAIAMLTLFFIGGAVFYLCLVGFFSNGITDVCQNNTYFTYRLSSAAGILCVLLVVVSIILIAIIIISSKTKLSANFFTDFIKLFSVSILQNAALIIQAALIFNLLLPVSLDYVLYRVSIAYCVMPFLSITIASIGVREWAFTALFCDEIIAFAVSYILLLCNSVIFMIPGIFLFYFNGKKI
- the priA gene encoding primosomal protein N'; translated protein: MIAEIVFPIAVDGVFDYIVPEIYENEIKIGMNVRVPFRNIKIWGLVVKLKNRSEIENLKEIETLKISQNNYNCEYIIKFYRWISHYYHCPFNKILKPIFNKSIANKKEKEVTLYYINNSSESVGFSAQKIKEMLNISDYYLRKKIKNGDIVRKTEKIYREAGVERLDFKSKDITLSQEQKSAVETILNPDLKKPFLLFGITGSGKTHVYIEVARRMLSEGKSVIILVPEISLTPQTISRFENALGIVSAVIHSRMSVGERRDAIESASLGERKLLIGVRSAVLVPMDNVGLIVVDEEHDSSYKQTDPEPRYNARDIAVVRAKFQSAKIILGSATPSFESFYNTKIGKYERIDLVSRHSAAKLPEVKIVNMSGWKTIISDELRTGIQDSLDEKKQIILLLNRRGYSVTLICEKCSTIKQCPNCSVGLVYHRNGDVLRCHICGYGEKPNYKCENCGEEKVNFEGTGIQKVEDELSLLFPESKVLRMDADTTSGKRGYVEKILDFASQKYDILLGTQMVAKGLDFPNVKLVGVLQADIGLCVPDFRAGEKMFQLLTQVAGRAGRSDDKGFVLIQTFSPNEPSIIYSQSHDFDGYYKKSIVDREKLNYPPFTKIAKIKITGTKEKSTENLSLQIMRILREFSSEVIVLGPVQSAVFKVENKFNFVILLKSFSPHRLFESIDFLRKSLPQKSKKEVYYKIDIDPTNLW
- a CDS encoding carbohydrate kinase family protein; translated protein: MDKKYDLTVFGKPMVQYIIKDCDIANARLENPSVGGSDIFVAATLAKCGLNSGLYSVIAQDPYENLIMETLKKNNIKTDYCLSDIGYNGIEIISNSDNELRESFYTHTGGFYNNLPSNANIELLNNSRTIYASSGFTLSSKEARSFVFESFFYAHNNNKMVAFDPNLRLHRHNLSYLRETIWMLLPFIDFFSISVASRETIPIFGADNPSVVAGILLENGVQYAAVRNAGESVFLGYLNDSRNMAPTIVEIPVEKVGNEGYFSYSGSVFNGAFIAAILKGETPPDAARYAADCATRKCLCGNTLDSIICAEI
- a CDS encoding ATP-binding cassette domain-containing protein — translated: MLELKNITVDFSLKNSPLSSEKQVLRAVDNVSLKINDNEVLGLVGESGCGKTTLGKTAIRLINPASGRIILDGNDITDISFGGLKKYRSKMQIIFQDPISSLNPRQTIFDILEEPLKIHTKFDKIERKNEIERLIDCVGIAKNSLNRYPHQFSGGQCQRISIARALSVKPKLIIADEPVSSLDVSIQAQILNLMQDLKNEFMLSYLFISHDLAVINHIADRVAVMYMGKIVEEGDCEEVVNNPKNEYTKILLDAVPRLQ